Genomic DNA from Streptomyces sp. PCS3-D2:
ATCCGGATTATTACCGGTCATTTCGGACGTGAGAATCAGCACCCCCGTCACAGGAACCGACGCTCACATAAGCCGATGGGTTGCCATTACGCAAAAAAGTGATATCACTTTGCTAGGCGGCCCGATCGGCCGCGCGCAGAGAAACGGGGCGAACCATGACGAACCACATAGCCAACCCGGACGGCGTACGGGAGTTCGCCGCACGCAGCGTCGGCGGCGCACTGGCGCTGCTGCTCGGGCTCGCCGGCCTGCTCGCGGGCGCGGGTCTGGTCACGGCGGGGGCGGTGTCGACGGCGACCGCGGCCAAGGTGGCCCTGATCGTGATCGGCGTCCTCCTGGCCCTCTCCTCCGTCATCGCGATGAGCGGCCTCAACACGGTGGCTCCGGGCGAGGCCCGGGTCGTCCAGCTCTTCGGCCGCTACCGCGGCACCATCCGCACCGACGGGCTGCGCTGGGTCAACCCGCTGACCTCGCGCGAGAAGATCTCCACCCGGGTGCGCAACCACGAGACGGCCGTCTTGAAGGTCAACGACGCCTACGGCAACCCGATCGAGCTGGCGGCGGTCGTGGTGTGGCGGGTCGAGGACACCGCGCGGGCCGTCTTCGAGGTCGAGGACTTCACCGAGTTCGTCGAGACGCAGACCGAGGCGGCGGTCCGGCACATCGCGATCGAGTACCCGTACGACGCGCACGAGGAGGGCGGCCTGTCGCTGCGCGAGAACGCCGAGGAGATCACCGAGAAGCTCGCCGCCGAACTGCACGCCCGGGTGGAGGCCGCCGGCGTGCAGATCATCGAGTCCCGGTTCACGCATCTCGCGTACGCTCCCGAGATCGCCTCCGCGATGCTCCAGCGCCAGCAGGCGGGCGCCGTCGTAGCGGCCCGCAAGCAGATCGTGGAGGGAGCGGTGGGCATGGTCGAGCTCGCCCTGACCCGTCTGGCGGAGGAGGAGATCGTGGACCTGGACTCCGAACGCAAGGCGGCCATGGTCTCGAACCTGATGGTCGTGCTGTGCGGCGACCGCGCCGCCCAGCCGGTGCTCAACACGGGCACCCTCTACCAG
This window encodes:
- a CDS encoding SPFH domain-containing protein is translated as MTNHIANPDGVREFAARSVGGALALLLGLAGLLAGAGLVTAGAVSTATAAKVALIVIGVLLALSSVIAMSGLNTVAPGEARVVQLFGRYRGTIRTDGLRWVNPLTSREKISTRVRNHETAVLKVNDAYGNPIELAAVVVWRVEDTARAVFEVEDFTEFVETQTEAAVRHIAIEYPYDAHEEGGLSLRENAEEITEKLAAELHARVEAAGVQIIESRFTHLAYAPEIASAMLQRQQAGAVVAARKQIVEGAVGMVELALTRLAEEEIVDLDSERKAAMVSNLMVVLCGDRAAQPVLNTGTLYQ